DNA from Leptospira saintgironsiae:
TTCTGCATCGATTGCTCCACCTAAATGAGTTGGATTATTTGCAATCAAACCTAAAGAGCGTCCTTCTATTCGGATAAGAGAAGTCACAATTCCTTTTGCAAAGTCTTTTCTGAATTCTAAAACTGAGTCAATATCTGCCAGGGAAGAAATAACAGAACGGATCTCATAGGATCTTAAACGATTTTCTGGAATTAAGGTCCTTAGGATTTTTTGATCTCTATATTCAAATTTACTGATATTTCCCTGAAAATAAGAAAGTGCCTTTTTAGCAGTAAAAACTGCCTCTTCTTCATTCTTAACTAATATATCGATTACACCGTTTTTGGTTTGGACATCTGCAGGACCGATTTCCTCTGCAGAAAAATTTCCAAGGCCTCCACCTTTCACCATCACAGGACCGCCCATTCCTATATTAGAATCTTCTGTTGCGATCCTAATATCACTTGCACCAAATAATGCAGCATTGCCTGCAAAACATCTACCTGCTGCAATGGCTATCCTCAAACTTTTTCCTTTTAAACCTGCGTATTTACGGAATGTATGCAGATCTAAACCTGCAACAGCGGGAACATCTACTTCTCCTGGACGACCTCCCCCTCCTTCTGTAAAAAACACAAGGGGAAGTTTTTGGCTTTCTACCATTTCCAAAAACCGATCCGTCTTTTTATGATTCATCGCTCCTTGGGTTCCCATAAAAACTGTGTAATCATAAGCGAGTACTGAAACTCTTGCTACGTGAGGCGCAAATAGTTCGGCATTCACTGTACCAAGACCAGCGATGAGTCCATCTGCAGGACTCAGTTTAATCAAATCTTCTAGGGACCTTCTTCTTCTCTGGGCGGCAATAGCGAGACTTCCATATTCTACAAAACTTCCTTGGTCACAAAGATCCGCCACATTCTCTCTCGCGGTCCTTTGTCCTCTTTTATGCCGTTTGGAAACTGCTTGGGTTCTGGAAATATCTTCATTCAAAAGTAAACGGTCCAAAACTTCTCTCAAGTCTGGACGAATTCGATTTGGATCTATTTTTTCCTCATGATGATCTGAAGAATGTTCCAAATCTTCTGGCCTGATCCAAACAAGCATTTCTCCTTCCGAAACAATCTTTCCAGGCTCAATCAAAACCTTTTCTATAATTCCAGTAGTTTCTGAATGTAAAAGATGTTCCATCTTCATGGAAGAAAGAAGCGCAATCTTCTCCCCTTTACGAATTGGTTCCCCTTCTTTAGGATAGATTTCGATTAGACTTCCAGTCATGGGAGAATGAAAAGAATTCAATCCTTCTGGGATTTCTTCTATTATTTTAGAATTTTCTAAATCGCCATTTTTCTCTGGTTCGAAATTATATTTTTTATGTTCTGTTTTAGAAGAAGATAGAAGTTCAGAAATATTTTCCTCTATAAACTTTGTCCAAATAGAATATGATTCCAGCTCTTTCCTTTTGAGCACATTCAGAAGAAGAGGAAGATTTGTTTTGATACCTTCTATCCTAAATTCGGATAATGCACGGTATGCAGAATGAATCAGTTTAGGAAATCTAGGACTTTTAGAATGAATGATTAATTTCGCAAGTAAGGAATCAAAATTAGGACCAACCTCATAACCTGAATAAGCAGCGCTATCCACTCTGATCCCCGGACCAGAACTTGGCTCGAACATATTTATTTTTCCAGAAGACGGTATGATCTCTCCTTTTTGGTCCCAGGTTTCAGAATTTATCCTGATCTGGATTGCATAACCTTGAGGAAATTCTAGATTCTTCTGATCTAATCCAATCTCTTGGAAAGATTTCCCGGAAGCAATTTCCAACTGAGTTTCTACAAGATCTACTCCAGTGATTTCTTCAGTAATTGTATGTTCTACCTGTAATCTAGGATTAGATTCTATAAAATAGATTTCAGAATCAGGGCTGATCAAAAATTCAAAAGTGCCTAAACTTTTATAAGAAAGATGAGAAGCAATTTTCAAAGAATAAGAGATGATCTTTTCACGGATTTTAGGATCTAAAAAAGGGGCAGGTGCAATCTCGAGTAACTTTTGATTTTTCCTTTGAAGAGAACAGTCCCTGTCCCAAAAATAGAGGACCTTACCGGAACCATCTCCCAAAATCTGGACTTCTATATGTCTTGCGATCGGTAGATATTTTTCTGCATATAAACTAGAATTTCCGAATGAATGTAAAGCTTCTTCGGAACAACTCTTGAATATAGTTTCTAATCCTTCTGCATTGTTTATGATACGGATCCCCCTTCCTCCACCACCAGCGATCGCTTTTAAAAGGAATATTCCATTTTTGGAATAAAACTCTTTTGCTTCTTTCAGATCGATTATCTTGCCAAGCCCAGGCAAGGTAGGAACTCCTAAGGATTCAGCGAGTAATACTGCTTTTAATTTATCCCCTAGGATCTCTAAAGTTTTGGGATCAGGACCTATAAAATTGATTTTAGATTCTTCGCATCTTTTTGCAAATCCTGGATTCTCACTTAAGAAGCCATAACCTGGATGAATGGAATCGCAACCTTCTCTTAGTGCGATGGATAGTATCTCATCTTGGTCTAAATAGGCCTTTGCTCCTCTTCCTTTAAGAGGAATAGAAACATCTGTCGCCAATCTATGCCTGGAATTTGAATCGTCTTCTGAATAGATAGAGACGGTAGGAACTCCTAACGCTGCCGCAGCTCTTGCAATTCGAATAGAAACTTCTCCCCGATTTGCTATTAATAATTTGGATAATTTCATAAGTTGGAGGAAGTTTTGTGAGAAAGTCCGTCCGGTCGATCCAGTTTCGAAGCCGCCTATAAATTTTGAACGAATGCACAATATAATGTGTATTCGTTCAAATCATTATCCATAATAACGATTTTTATTCCAATATATTAGATATACAAATCGAAGAGAGGGAGGTGTTTCGCTGAAGTGGTTTTAAGGGGAATCATATGCCAGCCACTAGTCTTGTTCGATCTTCAGGGAAAAAGAAGGCCCTGGGCAAAAATGCGAATTTATCAAAGAAGAAAACTAGGCCCTCCAAAACTTCAGAAGAAATTTCCAAAAACCTAATCAAAGGTTTAAATCTTCCTATTGTTTACTCTCCATCTTCTCCAGAGAAAGCGGATCTAAAATATCTCACAGATTGGATCAAGAAAAATCATAAAGAAATACAGAGAGATCTTTTGATCTATGGCGCAATTCTATTCAGAGGTTTTAATATAGGTTCTTCTGAAAACTTCGAGAAGGTTGCCTTAGGCCTGGATTCCAATTTGTCTGAAGCATATTTGGGAACTTCTCCCAGAGATAAAAAGACTAAGTTTGTTCATACAGCGAGTGAACTTCCTTCTGCTTATCCGATCATGCAACATGCGGAGATGAGCTTCTTAAATAAACCTCCTAAAAAACTTTTCTTTTATGCAAAGTTAGCTCCTTCTAAAAACGGAGAAACTCCAATTACAGATCTAAGAACTGTTTTGAGAGAAATGCCTTCTCATATTTCAGACAAAGTAGAAAAGCAAGGTATCAAGTATATTCGTCATTATGATGGCCCTGGAGCTTCTCGTTATAGCCTTTGGAAAACAAAACCTTGGAGTGAAATGTTTAAGACTGTAGATAAAAAAGAAGCGGAGAAGGAGATCAAAAAACAGAATTTCGAGCATGAATGGCTTCCCGGAAATAAATTAAGATTAATTAATTCTCAAGTAGGTGTAAGAAAACATCCAATCGCAGGATCGAAAGCTTGGCATAACCATAGCCAAACATTTCATATAGATTCTCCTAGATTAGAATACAAATATGTTTTCAAAAGACAGAAAACCTTAAGAGGACTTGGAGTTTATCTGATCTTGAATTTATTGACAGGGATCAAAAAGTTATTCAGCAAATCTGAAGATTTAGATGTTCACGCCACCTACGGAGATGGATCAGAAATTTCTAATAAAGACATCAAAGCCATTGTGAATGTTTTTTGGAAGAATATACAAATTTTCTCCTGGCAGAAGGATGATATTCTCTATATAGATAATTATTCAGTTTCTCACGGAAGACTTCCTTTTGTTGGTCCAAGAGAGATCCAAGTTGCTTGGACTGACTAAAGAAATCTTATATCATAACCGGTGATTTTTAAATTTTGCGTTAAAGCCTCATCACATCCATGAGGCATTCCGCATGTTTGTTTTTGATAAAACTACTCTCGGATACAAAACTTAAAAAGGTTTTTAAGGATGGGTTTTGATTTTCGGAAATGTAAAAAACAGAAACCGGCAAATACAATTGTCTGATAGGAACAAACTTAGTATCTATAGGCGCAAAATTCTGTGCGCCTAAGATAGTCAAAGAAACACCTTTACCAGTCGCCACTAAGATAGGACAACTTTCTCTCTCATTCTTTATATAAACTTTAGGTTTGATGCCACTTTGTTTAAATAAAGAAGAGATCGTATCGTAAAAACTTCCTGAGTCCTTTTTGGGGTGTAATATGATGGTTTCATCCTTTAATTCTTTAAATTCAATTTCTTCTCTTTTAGCAAGAGGATGTTTTTTAGGAAGAAGAACACCAAGCACCTCATCATGAACCGGATGTTTTTCCAAGCGAGGATCAGAAACTTCTCCTTCTAAAAAACAAATATCGAATTGAGCTGATTTTAAACCTTTGATGATCCGATTTCGTGTTTCCTGCTGAAGCTGCAGTTTGATCCGAGGAAATCGATCCTGGAACTCATTAATGATCTGGGGCAGACTTGCCATAAAGGTAGTGGTAGAAAAACCAATACTAAGTCCTCCCGCTTTGAGTTTGCCGATAGAACGAACTTCCTTTTCTATTTTTTCTGCCTTTGCGATGATCTCTCTACCTTCCTTTAGGAGATGGACTCCTGCTCCAGTAAGTTTCACATGTCTCGTAGATCTTTCGAATAATTTAGTGGAAAGTTCCTCTTCAAAGGAAGAGATCAATCTGGTCAAAGGAGGTTGGGACATTCCCAAAATTTCAGCACTCTTTCTGAAATTTAATTCCTCGGCAACGACGATGAAAGATCTTAATTTAGATAAATCCATATAATATTGATACCTAATTGGTATCAATAAATCAACTAAATTCGGAATAAAATCAAAAAATTACAAATTTCTACCAAATGTATTTACAGTTTTCAGTATGGTAAAATTTCAATAATTATTATCATCAAAGTTCTTCAAGGAGGACAAAATGAAATTCGATTATGAAGTATTAATAATAGGGGGCGGTCCCGCAGGACTAAGCGCTGCATTGGCCTTAGGAAGAATGAGCAGAACCGCTCTAGTCTGCGACGATAGTCGTCCAAGAAACGCAGCATCTTCTCATTTGAATAACTTTCCGACAAGAGACGGGATCCATCCCGCAGAATGGAGAAAATTAGTTAGAAAGGATTTAGAAAAATATAATACGATCAGGTTTTTTGAGGGAAGTGTTCTATCGGTAGAAAGATCAGGATCAGGCTTTATCGCCAGATTATCCTCAGATAAAATTTTTCATTTTAAAAAAGTCATTCTTGCATATGGTGTAGAGGATAAATACCTACAGGTCCCGGGTTATAAGGAACTTTGGGGTAAATCCATTTTCCATTGTCCTTACTGCCACGGTTTTGAAGTGAGAGGTTCTAAACTCGGCCTGATCGGAAACGGAGACACATTATTCTATATGCTTCCTCTTATATACGATTTAGCATCCGACTTAGTTATTTTTACAAATGGAAAAGCCGAATTCAAAGAAGAACAAAGGAACTTATTAGAGCGAAAAAATATCCGCTTCATAGAAGATAAGATCACAGGTTTTATATACGAAGGAGAAAAACTCAAAAGTATTAGTTTTGAAAATGGAGAGAATGTAGAAAGGGACGGACTATATGCTCTTCCAACATTTCCATTCAAACTAAAATCCACAATCGGCGAAAAACTCCGCTGCGAAAAAGATCAATTCGGCTTCTACAAAGTTGGCGAAAAAGGAAAGACAAGTGTAGATGGAGTTTATGCCTGCGGAGACAATGCAAGTGGTGCTCATTCAGTCTTATTAGCTGCTGCTTCCGGAGGAATGGCAGGCGCAGGTATAGTTCACGAATTATTAAGCGAGAAATTATCAGAGTAGTTTTGTTGGAATTCCAACATGAATTGCAGGCGGAAATTGAGGTTGCTGTTTAAGGAATTGTAGTGTATAGGGGGAAAGGCTTCTCCCACAAGCCCACCTCCTCCACCCGAACTTGGGTGGGGGCGATCTCTATTTCCATGTAGGAATTCCTACATGAGGAGCTCGTTCTTCCAGATCAAACATTCGCTGGAACTAACACCATTTCGACCTAAGTAAATTTAAAATTGACAATCGATCATTTTTCGTATTACCTTCCTCCTCTATGAAAATTCTCCATTTCTATTTTCTTTCCTTTTCTTTCGTGTTAACTACCTATTGCGCTTCCTTAGTTCCTACAGGAATGGTTAAAGGATTAGTAGAATCTGCACCCTCAGCAAATTGGATACCAATTCATTCAAACCCTAAAGTGGGAGACTTTGCGGTTTATCAGGGTTTGGATGGAACTAAAACGAAAGTGGAAATCATGTCGCAAAAAGGGGCAATTTTTGAAGTTAAAAATACTTTTTTAGAAACTTCTTCCTTACTTCATTTTATGAAAGATTATGAAGAACATCTTTTTATAGATAAAGAAGGTTATGCAAAAGAAGGATTCATGATAGAAATATCCACATCTAGAAAGATCACGAAACGAGTTGCGAATGAGAAGGATGTAGGTTATATTCCAAACCCTAAATCTTTCGGAGTAAAGAAAACAAATCTGACTATCACTACGAAAGCAGGAACTTTTAAGATAGACTCTATCATAGTTATCGCGAAGGACTTCGCAAACGGAAAGTTCAATGCTATGTATTTTATAAGCCCGCAAGCTAAATTCGGAATGGTTCAGTCCAGAGTAGTTGGAAGCGCGGACCTTCAACTGGATACATTGGCCACTTTAATTAGCGGAAATAATCTCGTAGGTTATATCGTAGGCGAATTTGGAAAATTAAATTTTAAAGAAGGCGCCGATCTAGTAGAATCCAACTGAGGAAATATTATGCGTAAAATCCTTTTTCTTTCTCTTATTTGCGCCCTTAATTGGAGCTGTTTCACTGCGGTTGTCATGACAAAACATGGTTGGGATTTAAGAGCCCAAAAAGACTCTCGTCCTTACTTACAAGAAAGCATTCGAGAGATTAAACAACTGTCCCTATCAGAAACAGAATTTAAAATTATATATGATGTAGGCTTGTATACTTCCCGGGATTCAAAAGATCAGGCTATTATTCAAAGGACCGCCTGTCTTAGCTTAAAATCTCTTTTGGTTGTAGATACATATTACCAAGATATTAAAGATCACACACCATGTAAGCAAGACGTTTCTTCGAAATTTATAGATATAAAATTCGAAGAAATCCCAGAATTGAAAAACAGAATTTGGATACCGGATTTAAAAATCACCCTTTCCTCCAAAAATGAATTCGATAAATTTACAATTCCTTTTCCTGACCCAAAACAATTCGGAGATTCGTATTTTTATCCTCGAATCAATTCTCTGAAATTCGTAAAAGGAAGAGAGGTTGTTTCAGCTACCTTATTAGAAGGTGAATACTTTAGTCATAGATATTTACGCTTACAAT
Protein-coding regions in this window:
- a CDS encoding acetyl-CoA carboxylase family protein, which gives rise to MKLSKLLIANRGEVSIRIARAAAALGVPTVSIYSEDDSNSRHRLATDVSIPLKGRGAKAYLDQDEILSIALREGCDSIHPGYGFLSENPGFAKRCEESKINFIGPDPKTLEILGDKLKAVLLAESLGVPTLPGLGKIIDLKEAKEFYSKNGIFLLKAIAGGGGRGIRIINNAEGLETIFKSCSEEALHSFGNSSLYAEKYLPIARHIEVQILGDGSGKVLYFWDRDCSLQRKNQKLLEIAPAPFLDPKIREKIISYSLKIASHLSYKSLGTFEFLISPDSEIYFIESNPRLQVEHTITEEITGVDLVETQLEIASGKSFQEIGLDQKNLEFPQGYAIQIRINSETWDQKGEIIPSSGKINMFEPSSGPGIRVDSAAYSGYEVGPNFDSLLAKLIIHSKSPRFPKLIHSAYRALSEFRIEGIKTNLPLLLNVLKRKELESYSIWTKFIEENISELLSSSKTEHKKYNFEPEKNGDLENSKIIEEIPEGLNSFHSPMTGSLIEIYPKEGEPIRKGEKIALLSSMKMEHLLHSETTGIIEKVLIEPGKIVSEGEMLVWIRPEDLEHSSDHHEEKIDPNRIRPDLREVLDRLLLNEDISRTQAVSKRHKRGQRTARENVADLCDQGSFVEYGSLAIAAQRRRRSLEDLIKLSPADGLIAGLGTVNAELFAPHVARVSVLAYDYTVFMGTQGAMNHKKTDRFLEMVESQKLPLVFFTEGGGGRPGEVDVPAVAGLDLHTFRKYAGLKGKSLRIAIAAGRCFAGNAALFGASDIRIATEDSNIGMGGPVMVKGGGLGNFSAEEIGPADVQTKNGVIDILVKNEEEAVFTAKKALSYFQGNISKFEYRDQKILRTLIPENRLRSYEIRSVISSLADIDSVLEFRKDFAKGIVTSLIRIEGRSLGLIANNPTHLGGAIDAEGAEKASEFSEFCDLNKLPILFLCDTPGFMVGPEVEKKGLVRKAAKLFESGASLQVPVFTIILRKGYGLGAMAMAAGSFHSPVFTISWPTGEFGAMGIEGEIRTGYQKELAEIKDWKERQILFERLVSEAYERGKAINMASYLEIDAVIDPAESRKWILRGYDSCI
- a CDS encoding TauD/TfdA family dioxygenase; the protein is MPATSLVRSSGKKKALGKNANLSKKKTRPSKTSEEISKNLIKGLNLPIVYSPSSPEKADLKYLTDWIKKNHKEIQRDLLIYGAILFRGFNIGSSENFEKVALGLDSNLSEAYLGTSPRDKKTKFVHTASELPSAYPIMQHAEMSFLNKPPKKLFFYAKLAPSKNGETPITDLRTVLREMPSHISDKVEKQGIKYIRHYDGPGASRYSLWKTKPWSEMFKTVDKKEAEKEIKKQNFEHEWLPGNKLRLINSQVGVRKHPIAGSKAWHNHSQTFHIDSPRLEYKYVFKRQKTLRGLGVYLILNLLTGIKKLFSKSEDLDVHATYGDGSEISNKDIKAIVNVFWKNIQIFSWQKDDILYIDNYSVSHGRLPFVGPREIQVAWTD
- a CDS encoding LysR family transcriptional regulator, coding for MDLSKLRSFIVVAEELNFRKSAEILGMSQPPLTRLISSFEEELSTKLFERSTRHVKLTGAGVHLLKEGREIIAKAEKIEKEVRSIGKLKAGGLSIGFSTTTFMASLPQIINEFQDRFPRIKLQLQQETRNRIIKGLKSAQFDICFLEGEVSDPRLEKHPVHDEVLGVLLPKKHPLAKREEIEFKELKDETIILHPKKDSGSFYDTISSLFKQSGIKPKVYIKNERESCPILVATGKGVSLTILGAQNFAPIDTKFVPIRQLYLPVSVFYISENQNPSLKTFLSFVSESSFIKNKHAECLMDVMRL
- a CDS encoding NAD(P)/FAD-dependent oxidoreductase — encoded protein: MKFDYEVLIIGGGPAGLSAALALGRMSRTALVCDDSRPRNAASSHLNNFPTRDGIHPAEWRKLVRKDLEKYNTIRFFEGSVLSVERSGSGFIARLSSDKIFHFKKVILAYGVEDKYLQVPGYKELWGKSIFHCPYCHGFEVRGSKLGLIGNGDTLFYMLPLIYDLASDLVIFTNGKAEFKEEQRNLLERKNIRFIEDKITGFIYEGEKLKSISFENGENVERDGLYALPTFPFKLKSTIGEKLRCEKDQFGFYKVGEKGKTSVDGVYACGDNASGAHSVLLAAASGGMAGAGIVHELLSEKLSE